Part of the Wolbachia endosymbiont of Diaphorina citri genome is shown below.
CATTGGCAGAGGATTTGACTGCGTATGCAAATCACTTCCTCTATCAAATCTCCTTGGTTCTTGTTTTGCATAAAGTGATTTTCCTAGTGTATTTACTGTCTCATTAAAGTCTGCTGGTGCAAAATATGTCGTAAATGTGCTCGCTGTTCCTAGTGGAAAACAGTGCCCTGTATCTTTCTCAATAAATCTTCTCACCGTTCCTTCAGGGTCAGTTGCTTGCCCTCTATACTCCTCAAATGTTATGCCACAGAACGTAAATCCTGATCTCATATCATTTCGAAGCGCTGCTCCTTCTTGCCATCTCTCATATGCTTCTTTTACTTTAGCATGAGAAGTTAGTGCATCAAAAAACTCAGGGCTTACCAAGGCATGAACTCCTGTCATATATTCACCACTTAGATTATCTTCTATATGCCGGAGTACTTCCATACACTTACGCTTTACATCAGTTGTCGCTGTTCCCAGTGCAAAATTTACTACTTTTGGCGTAATTTCAAATTCGTTGTACAGATTTAATAATTCACTGCCATCTGCGTCCAGAATAATCCCTTTCAGCGCTCCCATTCGCAAATGCTCTAATGTTATTGCATGTTTGTTTCTCATTAGCTGCAAATGATCAGTTATTACATCTGCCAGCGCTTTCAGTTCACTTTCTGATCCAAATGCCCTTATTCCCTGTACTTCCTCTGGTAACACTACATCATCATGTGGAATATGCGGAATCGTAAATGTTCTTATTTTCCGTTTTCCTCGTTTTCCCACTGTTGCTGGTGCTCCTGGCACTTGTGTTGGTAGTAGACTTAAAACTCCGTTGTGTTCTTCTATGGTAATATGTCTAAATCTTACTGACCTATTTGGAAATAAATTTAAATTTTCAACCCGTCCATAATTTATCGGCAATATATTCATCGCATTTGTTAGTGCCGTCATGCTAAATGCTGTATTTGTAAATGGATTTTGCATTTTTCCCCCTTTGTGTTTTTTATTTAGCTTTAGGCCGCTTTACGGATAATGATTCCTCGTCCTTCAAGTT
Proteins encoded:
- a CDS encoding major capsid protein; translated protein: MQNPFTNTAFSMTALTNAMNILPINYGRVENLNLFPNRSVRFRHITIEEHNGVLSLLPTQVPGAPATVGKRGKRKIRTFTIPHIPHDDVVLPEEVQGIRAFGSESELKALADVITDHLQLMRNKHAITLEHLRMGALKGIILDADGSELLNLYNEFEITPKVVNFALGTATTDVKRKCMEVLRHIEDNLSGEYMTGVHALVSPEFFDALTSHAKVKEAYERWQEGAALRNDMRSGFTFCGITFEEYRGQATDPEGTVRRFIEKDTGHCFPLGTASTFTTYFAPADFNETVNTLGKSLYAKQEPRRFDRGSDLHTQSNPLPMCHRPGVLIKITAS